Proteins co-encoded in one Artemia franciscana chromosome 10, ASM3288406v1, whole genome shotgun sequence genomic window:
- the LOC136031701 gene encoding trichohyalin-like: MKTLAISIPVSCVGIAVWWAIRKYSEPKEQVRNTVEEKEQSSFQPLEEKTEAAEKDKRCKESFDRLTEELRKSVDEKEKLAVQLLEEKKEAAEKEKRSKESFDRLKEELRNAIEEKEQFSFQILEEKTEAAEKETIFKESFDRLTEELRKLVDEKEQLAVQLLEEKKEAAEKEKRSKESFDRLKEELRKSVDEKEQLEVQLLEEKKEAAEKEKRSKESFDRLKEELRNAIEEKEQFSFQILEEKTEAAEKEKRFKESFDRLKEELRKSVDEKEQLEVQLLEEKKEAVEKKKRSKESFDRLKEELRKSVDEKEQLEVQLLEEKKESAEKEKRSKESFDRLKEELKNAIEEKEQFSFQILEEKTEAAEKEKRFKESFDRLTEELRKIIDDKFQLSFQLLEEKKEASEREKRFKESYDRLNEELRNSAKRHSDLVFQLENKIQVLNDRVEEISRFNRSKPYFNTSRASSQRKDLGIKIEKEKQKIPANNELNTDKHSLEHTPTRSGDNEYKQRGNMCNMSRNSYNFNTGRGGNRNRGGGHRQHGKLDANLLSNSSISEGKPCYP, encoded by the coding sequence ATGAAAACACTTGCAATCAGTATTCCAGTCTCATGTGTTGGCATAGCAGTGTGGTGGGCCATCAGAAAGTATAGTGAACCCAAAGAACAGGTACGAAACACAGTTGAGGAAAAAGAACAATCCTCGTTTCAACcactagaagaaaaaacagaggCTGCAGAAAAGGATAAAAGATGCAAAGAGTCATTTGATAGGCTCACAGAGGAGCTAAGGAAATCAGTTGATGAAAAAGAGAAACTAGCAGTGCAACTActggaagagaaaaaagaggctGCAGAAAAGGAGAAAAGATCCAAAGAGTCGTTTGATAGGCTCAAAGAAGAGCTAAGAAATGCTATTGAGGAAAAAGAACAATTCTCATTTCAAATTCTGGAAGAAAAAACAGAGGCTGCAGAAAAGGAGACAATATTCAAAGAGTCATTTGATAGGCTGACTGAAGAGCTAAGGAAATTAGTTGATGAAAAAGAGCAACTAGCAGTGCAGCTActggaagagaaaaaagaggctgcagaaaaagagaaaagatccAAAGAGTCGTTTGATAGGCTCAAAGAAGAGCTAAGGAAATCAGTTGATGAAAAAGAGCAACTAGAAGTGCAACTActggaagagaaaaaagaggctgcagaaaaagagaaaagatccAAAGAGTCGTTTGATAGGCTCAAAGAAGAGCTAAGAAATGCTATTGAGGAAAAAGAACAATTCTCATTTCAAATTCTGGAAGAAAAAACAGAGGCTGCAGAAAAGGAGAAAAGATTCAAAGAGTCATTTGATAGGCTCAAAGAAGAGCTAAGGAAATCAGTTGATGAAAAAGAGCAACTAGAAGTGCAACTActggaagagaaaaaagaggctgtagaaaaaaagaaaagatccaAAGAGTCGTTTGATAGGCTCAAAGAAGAGCTAAGGAAATCAGTTGATGAAAAAGAGCAACTAGAAGTGCAACTActggaagagaaaaaagagtctgcagaaaaagagaaaagatccAAAGAGTCGTTTGATAGGCTCAAAGAAGAGCTAAAAAATGCTATTGAGGAAAAAGAACAATTCTCATTTCAAATTCTGGAAGAAAAAACAGAGGCTGCAGAAAAGGAGAAAAGATTCAAAGAGTCATTTGATAGGCTCACAGAAGAGCTGAGGAAAATAATTGATGACAAATTTCAATTATCATTTCAGCTActggaagagaaaaaagaggcttcagaaagggagaaaagatttaaagagtCTTATGATAGGCTCAACGAAGAGCTAAGAAATTCTGCTAAACGCCACTCGgatttagtttttcagcttgaaaataaaattcaggTTTTGAACGACAGAGTTGAGGAAATATCCCGTTTTAACAGGAGTAAGCCGTATTTTAATACAAGCAGAGCAAGTAGTCAGAGGAAAGATCTTGGAATAAAAATTGAGAAGGAGAAGCAGAAAATCCCAGCAAATAACGAGTTAAATACAGATAAGCATAGTTTGGAGCATACACCAACAAGAAGCGGCGATAACGAATATAAACAAAGAGGAAACATGTGCAACATGAGCAGAAATAGTTACAACTTTAACACGGGTAGAGGGGGAAATAGAAATAGAGGTGGAGGACATCGTCAACATGGAAAATTGGATGCCAATCTTCTTAGTAATTCTAGCATTTCTGAAGGAAAGCCTTGCTACCCTTAA